One genomic segment of Panicum virgatum strain AP13 chromosome 2N, P.virgatum_v5, whole genome shotgun sequence includes these proteins:
- the LOC120660797 gene encoding serine/threonine-protein kinase RIPK-like has translation MAGAQSWRSYLCCVGGSAAVEDDDSTPRRRRIGGKDSPRSSSRKSFSSLSSSETLSPEDLSLTLSGSDLHAFTYAELRAATGSFSRANYLGCGGFGPVYRGAVGEGLRPGLRAQDVAVKYLDLEGGTQGHKEWLAEVFFLGQLRHKNLVKLIGYCYEAEHRMLVYEFMSSGSLENHLFKSVNGALPWMTRMKIAVGAAKGLAFLHDADPPVIYRDFKASNILLDSDYNTKLSDFGLAKDGPQGDETHVTTRVMGTHGYAAPEYILTGHLTAKSDVYSFGVVLLELLAGRQSVDRARRPREQSLVDWARPYLKHPDRLYRVMDPALECQYSCRGAEVAAVVAYKCLSQNPKSRPTMREVVKALEPVLGMDDDFFPAGPFVFTVSVEEDKVVGVKVEEVVEEKPHRPQRQRSHQDRHRQKYPNSSIHAGIVLHSREGLVGGNDSTDALRRQRRASSLRQERGA, from the exons ATGGCCGGCGCCCAGTCCTGGAGGTCGTACCTGTGCTGCGTCGGCGGCAGCGCCGCGGTGGAGGACGACGActcgacgccgcggcggcggcggatcggggGCAAGGACAGCCCGCGGTCGTCGTCGCGCAAGTCGTTCTCGAGCCTCAGCTCGTCGGAGACGCTGTCCCCGGAGGACCTCTCGCTCACGCTCTCCGGCTCCGACCTGCACGCCTTCACGTAcgccgagctccgcgccgccacggGCAGCTTCTCCCGCGCCAACTACCTCGGCTGCGGCGGGTTCGGCCCCGTCTACCGGGGCGCCGTCGGCGAGGGCCTCCGCCCGGGCCTGCGCGCGCAGGACGTCGCCGTCAAGTACCTCGACCTCGAAGGCGGCACGCAGGGGCACAAGGAGTGGCTG GCCGAGGTGTTCTTCCTCGGGCAGCTGCGGCACAAGAACCTGGTGAAGCTGATCGGCTACTGCTACGAGGCGGAGCACCGGATGCTGGTGTACGAGTTCATGAGCTCCGGGAGCCTGGAGAACCACCTCTTCAAAA GCGTCAACGGCGCCCTCCCGTGGATGACGAGGATGAAGATCGCCGTGGGCGCCGCCAAGGGCCTCGCCTTCCTCCACGACGCCGACCCGCCGGTGATCTACCGCGACTTCAAGGCCTCCAACATCCTGCTCGACTCG GACTACAACACGAAGCTGTCCGACTTCGGGCTAGCCAAGGACGGGCCGCAGGGGGACGAGACGCACGTGACGACGCGTGTCATGGGGACCCACGGCTACGCGGCGCCCGAGTACATCCTGACGGGGCACCTCACCGCCAAGAGCGACGTGTATAGCTTCGGGGTGGTGCTGCTGGAGCTGCTCGCGGGCCGGCAGTCGGTggaccgcgcgcggcggccgcgggagcAGAGCCTGGTGGACTGGGCCAGGCCGTACCTCAAGCACCCCGACAGGCTCTACAGGGTCATGGACCCGGCCCTCGAGTGCCAGTACTCGTGCAGGGGCGCCGAGGTGGCCGCCGTCGTGGCCTACAAGTGCCTCAGCCAGAACCCCAAGTCCCGGCCCACGATGCGGGAGGTGGTCAAGGCCCTCGAGCCCGTGCTGGGGATGGACGACGACTTCTTCCCCGCCGGCCCGTTCGTGTTCACCGTCAGCGTGGAGGAGGACAAGGTGGTAGGCGtcaaggtggaggaggtcgtgGAGGAGAAGCCGCACCGACCGCAGCGGCAACGGAGCCACCAGGACAGGCACCGCCAGAAGTACCCCAACTCCTCGATCCACGCCGGCATTGTGCTCCACAGCCGGGAAGGGCTGGTCGGCGGCAACGACTCTACTGACGCgcttcggcggcagcggagggcgTCGAGCCTCCGCCAGGAGAGGGGGGCATAG